From a single Erpetoichthys calabaricus chromosome 1, fErpCal1.3, whole genome shotgun sequence genomic region:
- the LOC114649577 gene encoding small serum protein 1-like, giving the protein MMFLAWTLVFSFLGISHSELCIAGQSQMVVTEDGRYVIPTYCTDPFDETIYQSGTKWRTSNCMDCYCEMGGFECCQTKIDVPQNIPDDCIMEFDQNECKYWIFKMDNRSTPC; this is encoded by the exons ATG atgtttttggcctggactttggtcTTTTCATTTTTGGGCATTTCTCACTCAGAATTGTGTATAGCAGGACAAAGTCAGATGGTGGTGACAGAAG ATGGGAGGTATGTGATTCCAACCTATTGCACAGACCCATTTGATGAAACTATTTACCAATCGGGAACAAAATGGAGAACTTCAAACTGCATGGACTGTTACTGTGAAATGGGTGGTTTTGAGTGCTGTCAAACAAA GATTGATGTGCCACAGAATATCCCTGATGACTGCATTATGGAATTTGACCAGAATGAatgtaaatattggatttttaaaATGGATAATCGAAGCACACCCTGCTAA